A single Taeniopygia guttata chromosome 30, bTaeGut7.mat, whole genome shotgun sequence DNA region contains:
- the LOC140680978 gene encoding olfactory receptor 14A16-like: MSNSSSISHFLLLALADTRQLQLLHFCLFLGISLAALLGNGLIISAVACGHHLHTPMFFFLLNLALSDLGSICTTVPKAMHNSLWDTRNISYTGCAAQLCFFAFFITAEFSLLTIMCYDRYVSICKPLHYGTLLGSRACAHMAAAAWASAFLNALMHTANTFSLPLCHGNALDQFFCEIPQILKLSCSKSYLRKFGLLLISVCLGFGCFVFMVFSYVQIFRAVLRIPSEQGWHKAFSTCLPHLVVVSLFFSTGMLAHVKPSAISSPSLDLALSVLYSVVPPALNPLIYSLRNQELKAAVWRLMTGWFQKH; encoded by the coding sequence atgtccaacagcagctccatcagccacttcctcctgctggcactggcagacacgcggcagctgcagctcctgcacttctgcctcttcctgggcatctccctggctgccctcctgggcaacggcctcatcatcagcgccgtagcctgcggccaccacctgcacacgcccatgttcttcttcctgctcaacctggccctcagcgacctgggctccatctgcaccactgtccccaaagccatgcacaattccctctgggacaccaggaacatctcctacacaggatgtgctgctcagctctgtttttttgcctttttcatcACTGCAGAGTTTTCTCTTCTGACTATCATGTGCTatgaccgctacgtgtccatctgcaaacccctgcactacgggaccctcctgggcagcagagcttgtgcccacatggcagcagctgcctgggccagtgcctttctcaatgctctcatgcacacagccaatacattttccctgcccctgtgccacgGCAATGCCCTGgaccagttcttctgtgaaatcccacagatcctcaagctctcctgctccaaatcctacctcaggAAATTTGGGCTTCTTCTTATTAGTGTGTGTTTAggatttggttgttttgtgttcatggttttctcctatgtgcagatcttcagggctgtgctgaggatcccctctgagcagggatggcacaaagccttttccacctgcctccctcacctggttGTGGTCTCTCTGTTTTTCAGCACTGGCATGCTTGCTCACGTGAAGCCCTCCgccatctcctccccatccctggatctggccctgtcagttctgtactcggtggtgcctccagccctgaaccccctcatctacagcctgaggaaccaggagctcaaggctgcagtgtggagactgatgactggatggtttcagaaacattaa